One Euphorbia lathyris chromosome 1, ddEupLath1.1, whole genome shotgun sequence DNA segment encodes these proteins:
- the LOC136210854 gene encoding probable polyol transporter 3, with protein sequence MAVTESGQNPTKMNKYAAACSIVASMISIIFGYDTGVMSGALIFIEDDLKIHDTQVEVLAGILNICALVGSLMAGRTSDIIGRRYTIVIACIIFMLGSVLMGYGPNYAVLMAGRCTAGIGVGFALMIAPVYSAEVSSTSSRGFLTSLPEIGISIGILLGYISNVVFGKLTLKLGWRLMLGIAAIPSVVLAFGILKMPESPRWLIMQGRLGEAREVLNRVSNSKEEAEQRFRDITSAAGMDENCKEERVTPNKNSGGKGVWRELILHPTPAVRWILIAAIGIHFFEHAVGIEAVVLYSPRIFKKAGVVGKHKLLLATVGVGLTKFVFISIATMLLDKVGRRKLLLISTSGIIVFLTLLGTCLTVVEQHKGEKLLWALALSIASTYTFVAFYNFGLAPVTWVYSSEIFPLRLRAQGYSIGVAVNRLMNATISMTFISLYKAITIGGAFFLFAGISVVAWIFFYFCFPETKGKSLEEMEELFSQGIMGRWNKKSLQDESTTKY encoded by the exons GTAACAGAAAGTGGGCAAAACCCAACTAAGATGAACAAATATGCAGCTGCTTGTTCCATTGTTGCTTCAATGATCTCCATTATTTTTGGCTATG atacCGGTGTAATGAGTGGAGCCTTGATATTCATAGAAGACGACTTGAAAATCCACGATACTCAAGTGGAAGTTCTCGCCGGAATCTTGAACATATGTGCATTAGTGGGATCTCTTATGGCCGGCAGAACATCCGATATCATTGGCCGGAGATATACAATAGTTATAGCCTGCATCATCTTCATGCTTGGTTCAGTTCTAATGGGATACGGTCCAAATTATGCTGTACTAATGGCAGGAAGATGCACCGCCGGAATCGGAGTCGGTTTCGCACTGATGATAGCTCCGGTGTACTCCGCAGAAGTTTCATCAACATCATCACGAGGTTTCCTAACCTCACTCCCAGAAATCGGTATAAGCATAGGCATTTTACTTGGATATATATCAAACGTTGTCTTCGgaaaattaacactaaaacTCGGGTGGAGATTGATGCTTGGAATAGCAGCAATCCCTTCAGTAGTGTTAGCTTTCGGCATCCTAAAAATGCCAGAATCTCCGAGATGGTTGATCATGCAAGGCCGATTAGGTGAAGCTAGAGAAGTACTTAACCGAGTATCAAACTCGAAAGAAGAGGCCGAACAACGTTTTCGAGACATAACATCCGCTGCAGGAATGGACGAAAACTGCAAGGAAGAGAGGGTGACACCGAACAAAAACTCCGGCGGGAAAGGTGTATGGAGAGAGCTGATACTCCACCCAACCCCGGCCGTCCGGTGGATACTTATAGCAGCCATCGGAATCCATTTTTTCGAGCACGCTGTAGGGATTGAAGCAGTAGTACTTTACAGTCCAAGAATATTCAAAAAAGCAGGAGTAGTGGGAAAACATAAGCTCTTACTAGCAACAGTTGGAGTAGGATTAACAAAGTTTGTATTTATATCAATAGCTACAATGCTTCTAGACAAAGTAGGAAGGAGAAAGCTTTTGTTAATAAGCACATCAGGAATTATAGTATTCTTAACATTGCTAGGAACATGTTTGACAGTGGTTGAGCAGCATAAAGGAGAAAAACTGTTATGGGCACTTGCACTAAGTATTGCATCAACATATACATTTGTGGCATTTTATAATTTTGGGTTAGCTCCGGTCACTTGGGTATACAGTTCAGAGATATTTCCACTGAGATTGAGAGCACAAGGGTATAGTATTGGAGTGGCTGTCAATAGGCTTATGAATGCTACTATTTCAATGACATTTATATCATTGTATAAAGCAATTACTATAGGTGGAGCATTCTTCTTGTTTGCTGGTATATCAGTGGTTGCTTGGATATTCTTCTACTTTTGCTTCCCTGAAACTAAGGGGAAATCTTTGGAAGAAATGGAAGAGCTCTTTAGCCAAGGGATTATGGGGAGATGGAATAAAAAATCTCTTCAAGATGAGTCTACAACCAAGTATTGA